ATTGacagttgatttttttttttttggatagtttattaaaattaactcatgGATCAGTTATTGCCAAAAGCCCCAAATTGGTTGTGGTTGACAATATAGTGTTTTACATAGTGCCTCAAAATTATTCTTCTAGAAATCATACCTCGATAGTTCATTGAAGTTAATCTTGTATAATTGATTGACAGCGTAAAGATATTTTTGCTTATAGTGTATCCAAGTTATCCCATGGATCATTTGTTGCCACATTTTATAATAGTTGAATTCATTGTGGCATGAAATTAGTAGTGCGTAATGAACTTGACTGCCTGGTTTTGCTCTCTCTTTGCAGGCTGAAGTTAACTACTTAGGTCAATTCAGTCACCCAAATCTTGTAAAGCTCATTGGATACTGCTGTGAGGATGAACACCGGTTATTAGTCTATGAGTACATGGCAAGTGGCAGCTTGGAGAAACATCTTTTTCGCAGTAAGCTTTCATTTGTAATTGCTGGCTACCTAAGTCTTAGATCAGAGTTAGGTTCTGATCTAAGTGTNNNNNNNNNNNNNNNNNNNNNNNNNNNNNNNNNNNNNNNNNNNNNNNNTTGAGAGggtttacatatatttttttgtcatgCTTAACATGATGAATCATATTATGAAACAAGATGTTGGAAAAATTGTTCTAGTTCTAGATTTCCTCTTCAAAATTTACCCCTAGAATACCGAATAATCAAGGCACTTGATCTTCAATTCATGTTATCAGTATCCCATCCCGTATTTTGCCATATCTCCTTTTTAATATGGAAGCCTTGGATAAATCTTATGATTAGTACAATTCAACTCCTGAAGACAATATTactgaaagaaaaaagaaaataggtaAGGAAACTGCCTCTACTTTACAGTCCTAACCTTCCCAGTGTTTATTGGTGTAGGAGTGGGCTCAACACTAACTTGGTCAAAAAGAATGAAGATTGCTTTACACGCTGCAAGAGGGCTTGCTTTTCTTCACGGTGCAGAGAGGCCCATCATATATCGTGATTTTAAGACATCAAATATCCTGCTAGATGCGGTATGTTGTCTTCTACTTTATACTTGAGTAAAGATATGACATTCTAAATCCTAAATGAAGTAAAAAGCAGCCCTCAGTGTCTTGGAATTTAAAAATGAGAAAAGATTTgagaacatttttttttttttttgcgtttATCTTTGCCTTTACATTTCTCTTACCTTCCCTTAAAATTTGTTCATTGTTACTTTGTTGGCTGATTGTTGGTTAAAAAAAGTTGTTTCCTAGCAAAGCCATttagaaaaatagtaaaatcttCCTCCATTTAGTAGTTACGAGAATATTTAGAAAGATTTACTTAGAGGATGAAACATTTCTCTTTATGTCTTATTGTTCAAATTGACTTACAGATACTTCAAACTAAAAAAGAATTCTTTTGAGCATCTTTTGGTGCTCAGCTAATGGTTCCTTCTCAAGGGTTTCACTTAAAGATATTTAGAGAGATTGATGGGGTTTCACCGACAGATTTAGAAAGATTGACAAGCTTCATTTAGTTGATATGTTCCTCACCTACTTTATGTGTTTCTGTGATTCTTTTTGGAGAATCGTTTGTCCTCAATAAATGCATTTCTTGGGTTTAATTCTCCAGTAAAATTTAGcattttatttaaaacaaaatgagAAGAGTTTCCCGCTCAATCTCATCACAAGTCTTCCAGTACCATTGGTTTGCTCCCCCTCCCCCCTTCCGttcttcctcttcatcctcCTCTTGTTTTGGGAAGAGCAATGTAGAAGAATCAATCATCACAGGTGGTTTACCACTTAAGAGAATTTTGTCTAGTCTTCGGCTATTTAATATCAACACATAAATTGGCAGGATTTCAACGCAAAGCTTTCAGACTTTGGTCTTGCTAAGGATGGGCCAATGGGGGACCAAACCCATGTTTCAACACGAGTGATGGGCACATACGGATATGCTGCTCCTGAATATGTCATGACTGGTAAGTTTAGTTCTAATAAAATTGTAGGTCAATGTTTGACTCCATATGTTGGCTAAGCTGTGCATCAATATGAACAGGGCATTTGACAGCTCGAAGTGATGTGTATGGCTTTGGGGTGGTGCTACTTGAATTGCTTATTGGTAGGAGAGCGTTAGACAAGAGTAGGCCCAGCCGAGAGCATAACTTGGTTGAGTGGGCACGGCCACTGTTGAATCATAACAAGAaacttctaaaaattttagaccCTAAAATCGAAGGGCAATATTCAAGTAAAACCGCAATAAAGGTAGCTAATTTGGCATACCAGTGTCTTAGCCAAAACCCGAAAGGCAGACCCCTGATGAGCCAGGTAGTTgaaattcttgaaaattttcagtCAAGTGGGGAAAATGAGGAAGAACAAATGATTCAAAATGGCAGCAGCAGCCTAACCATTTATGAGGTTCCGAAGGGCGGCAATGGCAATTCACTTGAAGGCAGGAACCAAAGTCGAAATGAGCTTCGTAGGAACGAACGAAGAATAGAAAAAAGCAAGAGTCAGCCTTCAAATCGTAATTTATCCGGTTCTTCAGATGTAATGCTCGTTGATAAAGTCAGCTCGTAATTGGGTCTGAATAGTATGGACGTTAATGAAAATTTGTACAAAATGTTAACAAGTGCATTTGGTTAATGGTTGGTATTTCCAGATGTTTGCCTGTTGAGTAGAATTTGGCGAAGTCAATTATGTAGCTTGAtcaattttctttatattcatttttccaatttttatCAACGAAGATGTTAATGGGATTATTTTCATGGGCTGTTGCTAACCAATTCTGCCGCTGTTTTCTTTTAGGATAAATGTCCATTACTGTCCCCAACAATTTTAATGGGCTGTTTCCAATCTTCTAGGCTTCCTTCTGTACacgagatgatgatgatgatgattattattactattattattactattaaactttaacaaaaaaaactactagaaattttttttggtataatatacaaacatttttaaataaagtttgcattaataatttaatattgaattaaaattagggCAATGATATCGCGCTCCTATGTTTTAGAAGGATTGAGCCATCTCTTTTTCTGAAAACACATCTTAAAAGTATGATTAtagaacttttttttatttttagaaatataaaaaaaaattcaataatttttagtcaaatatttttaagatattAAAATGTTAACAAAAGACCTTTTTTATAATACTactactctttttttttcattatatacTTGCATGAATTTGTAAATATTTAACATCATCAAAGTAGGAGTATTAATATCTATCCCCTTGATATTAAATTGCAATAcattattttgtgaaatttgatttacgaatattaatttagatcttactaaaaaataattttcattgaTAGTGCTCCTCTTATGCTCAATAGGCATAATGGCTGATGATGTAAAAAGGGTTTTAATCCGTAAAccttaagttttttttttcccccTTTCTTTGGGGGCTTAGGCCACGTGTAAACCAGAAACAATTTCCTGTAACTATTACAAGATATGGTACAATTAAATTGTAAATTGTTACCTGATAAGTAAAATTATGCGATGATAGAAGTTAATATATAGTTTAGTCATTTAAAGATTTTGGTGTTATCagtttaattattaaaagaattttttcaTTAATGAGTTTGAATAagttaaaatatataaacagCTTTTCCGGACTAATAATTATTTCGACTATTACCATGCATTGGTCTAAcccaaattaaaagttaaattaaCTGATGGGCTCCAACCAAAGGTTAACAAATATAACAAACTAAGTACCATTGGCACGCATATTTTAACTATCGGTATGAAAGTTCAAAAGTAGGGAagaggataaaaataaaaagttcatgttataataaggaaaaaaaataatgaaaagatAAAAGTTCTCTTTAATGGATAGTTGAATAACTATCACATGAAATAcctcattttattttttgtctattttccaaataaaattaagaattcTTCATTCTATACCATACAAAAGCTTCATTATAATATTGGCCAAAATAAAAATGCAGGACAAACCTGAATTTTTTTCACGAGAACACGGTAATGCTATCAACTTGAATGCATAAATGAGTTTCACCGCTTATCATCTAACCATTTTAAGACTTCATAGACAACTAATCTATTATGGCTCACCATAATTTTTCAAGTCCTACTCACCAAAGTGCATCCTACATCAATGCACTTCAAAAGCCATAACCTTTTATGACAGACACTAGCTAATATCTTACTATACAGATTATAACTAGTAAAACAAAGTAGAAAGGAAAACAATggctaaaaatttaattaattgttgCCTTAAAAGATCCAAAGTAAATTAGTATCCTTTTTCAATgccctttaatttttttttctttcatgcagaaatgtttataaaaaaaaacaatgtcTTATCTTTAAACTTTAAGGGGAAGGTAAAGGGAAGGGGAGGGAAGGGGAGGGAGGGGGAGAGAAAGGAAGGGAGGGGGAAGAGAGGGGATGGGAAGACAAGGAAGAAACCTTGCTACTTAGATTCATCCATAGGGTCATGACGGTTACAAGATTGATCTTGTCTGGATTCCTCTGCCTCTGATGATTCAGAAACAGAATCTTCAAGAGCCTCAAGAAAAGACAAAACTGTGAACTTGTCTGCtaagaaataaagaaatataagctatatcaaaaatattaatacTTGGGCAAGGCTAAATAAATACTATGGAAGTGGAATGACTACTTACATTTGCTTGGATTAATTCCAAACTGAGTTAAATCTATCTGTCCTGTTTTAAGTACCTattgcaataaaaaaataaaatcgatAGTTACTAATCATCTTGGAAATAATGAAAGACAAGAACAATGCTCAGCGATCTCACATAAGTAAATGAATCTACTTGCTGACGGAAAGGTGGGCTCTGCAACAATTCCAATATATCTTCTGGAGACCACTTGCCCTACCCAAACAATAACAATATTACATGTATATGTAAACggctaaaaaaaaaactaaaaatcaatcATTAAATTGATACATACCTCAGGTAAGTAGGGAGCTAAACGCTGCTCCAAAGATATTGTGTCCATCAACGGCATTATTAAATCTGGCTTCAATATATCACCAAGTCCCAAGCCTAATTGAGATACAAGAAAACTGTCAAACAAAAAATCATACTTATGAACATGATCTTGTCAAGAGTAACATAATATAAAAACTAACCCCTCCTATACCTGTGCTATTCCAAATCAAAATGGATAATACCAACAAAAGAATTTAGAAAGAAACAGGATACTTTATATAACCTTAAGTTAAAGGTACGCATTTGACAATTGCCCCCAATTATCATACCAATATAGTGGTGAGTGGACCCAAACATCTATAGTGATGTgactttacataaaaatatatatatatatatatcatatttaGTTGATATTTATTTTCCTCTCATCATTGCAACAAATTCCACTTCACTTCAGTATGAGCAGTCCTctaatttgatatttgaatctAATAGCATGCAATATTATCTGTTTTCACATATCTTTGATGCCCAGGAATGGATTAGAAGATCACATCATTACCTCCATCAAGATCAAGAATATCTGCAAACATCTCATCAGAAGAATAATATGTTAGGTCTCAACAGTTAACAGTGCACAACAGAACATCTCTCTTTCATATAAGCTTGTATACCTGCAGGCCCAATGTTACTCAATATTCTTTGGAGATCTGCCAATTTAACTGGACCAGAAGATGTTACATCACTAGTTGCTTCCATACCCAAGTTTGGGACAACCAGGTTTGCAGCTCTAttaatttaatgaaaaaatacaCACGTTTAGTATCCAGTTGAGTAATATGATAAAAGTAGCTAAGTTAGCCACTAAATTCTTGATAAATCTAAACTTCAACTGTTATAAGCAGATCAAACTAAGGAAAACTCATAACCCACCACAGACGTTAAATAACACcgattcattttaaaaattaaaagtaaatctATTTGTCGACGACATGAATAAAGAAACCATGTGTCATTTGGTATTTATTACATTGGCTGGCAACAATAAAGCAATTGGTGGTGAAAAGCTTTCAGTTAAAATATATCTGTTTAGAcccttatttctttttttttttccagtgAAGAAAATATTTGCTATAAAAGCAAATATATCACATCAACATCAGATTTAAACAATCATGATTCTGGTTTAAACAGAGGAACTGAACTTGCAAAAGACAATGCTACCACATTTGTAGCCTCGCTCtcatattctattttaaataaatcaatttagCACAAAAGGCATATAAATCCATCTAAAGTTGGAAGGATATCCACCAATTTCTGCAAACAAAGTGGAATCATTATATAGTTGGCCAGTGAACCATCTCCAACAGATTTTCACACAAGCAAGATTAGACAATTGGTCTCTATTTGGTGTAGAACTGATGGATCTAATCAGAGGACTTTTGCTATCAAAAATGTTGAGAAAGCTACCCTTCATTGTTAAGTCTTTCGTTTATTTTTGCACTCGTTGTGTgcattatttctattttagttATGACTTGTACGAACTGGCTTGAAACAGTATTCATCGCAGTAATTGCAAATTACTACTCAGATTGCATGAAACCAAACTCAAATTTTGCATGTCCAAACATTCGCAAATATTTGAATAACCAAATTGCATTGGTACCTAGATGAGATATCAtcctcaatcatatcttcagAAACTTGAAGAGGAAGGGATCCATCAGCCTCTTCTTCACCAAGGAACTCTGTTAAATAGTAAATATCCCCATAAGACAATAACATGCACACTGAAGAAAGTATTTACATAGATTACGAGCTATTTAGAACGTGTTCATTGATGGCTTTATATAAACTTCTGTCAATAAAAGAGTATTAACTGAAACTATGGATATTATTTCACAATGCATATAACAAGAGTAGGATGCCAAAAGATATTAAGTTTAACCTTGCAAAACGAAGCTTGGAATTTCTTATTTAGAGAAAAAGGAAAGTTAATTATACCTATTGGTGTGTTAAGGTAATCATTCACTGAGCTACAGAGTTGTGAATCACCATCAGCATTTGGTTCCTAGATAAAATTCAGGGACATATAGAAAGGTAAGAACCAATTATATTGCCGAAGCACCTAGAAAGGAAGACAAGAGGGTAATTAGTAAACATATCAACCTGCATCCAGAAGAAAAACTTTCTATCATCACCATTAAACTTCAATATGTAAATCCTTCCAGAAGCTTGGTTAACCTAATCAAAGAAGAACCAGAGTAGTCAAAATCATCACCAAGTAGGCAACTCAATAATGAATggtctaaaccctaaaccaaaacaATCATGAGCAAACAGAAGAACCTTCTCAAAAATTGCTTCATTTGGAAATATTATTTGATCCTGTGTTAGCTTAGGTCAAGAAAAATCAAGATAAATCCAGCAGAAAGAAATAACAGTGAGgaataaattattaatcaacttcattcttaaaatatatatttagaatAAACATGATGAATGAGCAGGAACATAAGCTTGGAAAACATCAAAATAAGAATGACAATAAGTGGGGTGGGAAATAAAGGATACATCTTCGACCACATTTTGTGTCCGATCAAGCCACTGAAAATGGACTAATCCCTCCTCTCCCTGAGTCAAAAGCAATCACTTTAACAAAATCACTGATGGTCATGAGTGCAAAACATGAGGAAATGTTCAAACATACATCatcaaaatcatatttaaaacaAAGACTGATATTCAAGAAAACCGTACCCTAGCAATACGAACAAGTCCTTTTCGTGCATCGGGGACAACCCTTTTTCCGTCGAATAACATTTTACCAGCACGGAATTCAAGCATAATTTCCTGCCAATAGATACATATCCAATGAAAAACAAGATGAAAATTACAACACCAGTGCTAACACACCTATCACATATCTCATTAACTACATTAAAATGAATTTATCCATCATGATGGTACCCGACATTGATGACAAACTGCAACTATATCAAGCATACACATTATCATCATCCCATATTTCATGTCTTAACATGTTTTGGGTTGTGGATCACATCACATGATGCAGCCACAATAATCAATACCGTTATTACAGCCACCGCTGCAACTGCACTACACCAAGCAGAATTGCATGAACTCTCAATCACAGAAATCAGCCCCAGCTCAATTTCCATGTGGCCGCAATAGATGTAGGACATAATAGGTACTATGTCAGGTTGTAAACTCACACTGATCTCACCCAGAAGGCCAGAAGCGGCCACATTGTGCACTCTGACAGTTACAATACCACAAAGGTGGCCAACGCCGTAATtcaaaaaatgaaaaggaaacGCTCCATTCATTAAAAAAAGCAAGACAGTctaataatgttttttttttcccttcatTAAAAATTGTTCCAAAATACAAAAGAGGTCAAtcacaacatatatataatataaacatAAGACTATATTAAACAGAAAACATTATCAacgtaaattatatattttatatttcacaaaaataataatatagccGTAACCGTAAATATGAATCCTAGAGTTTCTCTGATATAACAAATAAGAAAAGACTTCAGCTCAATCTAACTTCAGCCTAGCTTATTAAGTTACGTTAATGAATCTAGGCTATCTAGCCATGAGACAATGTTATTGAGTTATGTTAACTAAAATCCGTACTATGATGCACTTGTCTTTGGCTAAACATCGAGAAAATCAACAGAGTGAACTGGCTAAGTTACTGATGTtatattacattattttttgttccagAGAGATTAAAGTAAATTGTTAGGGTttgttaattgaaaaaaaaaaaaaagtaacagcTAGAttgaaagtaaaatacaaagagACATTACCTGAATTGCTGGAAAAGGATCCGCGGAAGACGAACTCATCCCTCCAGTAGATTGCAATAAAGAGCTGCTTAaaatcaatcaataaattaatcaacTAATTGTAAACAAATATAGACATTCAAGAAAACGTAACAAATCAAGTAGCTTCACAATGAAGAAGTTATAGTGAAATTTACAGTGTCACAAAAGaaggagagaaaagaaaagaaaagcaacaTTCGAAGAAAACCTAGAAGATGGAGAAGAAGGATGAAGAGACACGAACTTACAAGAACTCAGTGTTAGTACTAATAATATTACTCCTCAACTCAACGAAAAGCTAAGGGGAAAAACGAGAGCGGAGCGCACCAGAAACGAATTGAGGGTTCCGCATACTTATTTTTCGCACTAGTAATAGTTTTCTCTAGCTAGCTATCCAACCTCACCGCCCTTTAT
The genomic region above belongs to Arachis duranensis cultivar V14167 chromosome 3, aradu.V14167.gnm2.J7QH, whole genome shotgun sequence and contains:
- the LOC107479662 gene encoding probable serine/threonine-protein kinase PBL17, which codes for MGICFSIEDQKHHSISDSSSKPRPQGYESASSTTPLSSMNIKDLRQSAGYCNVDIFTYEELRLATKYFRPDLILGEGGFGVVYKGVIDDSVRPGFKPTQVAIKELNREGFQGDREWLAEVNYLGQFSHPNLVKLIGYCCEDEHRLLVYEYMASGSLEKHLFRRVGSTLTWSKRMKIALHAARGLAFLHGAERPIIYRDFKTSNILLDADFNAKLSDFGLAKDGPMGDQTHVSTRVMGTYGYAAPEYVMTGHLTARSDVYGFGVVLLELLIGRRALDKSRPSREHNLVEWARPLLNHNKKLLKILDPKIEGQYSSKTAIKVANLAYQCLSQNPKGRPLMSQVVEILENFQSSGENEEEQMIQNGSSSLTIYEVPKGGNGNSLEGRNQSRNELRRNERRIEKSKSQPSNRNLSGSSDVMLVDKVSS
- the LOC107479663 gene encoding 26S proteasome regulatory subunit RPN13 isoform X1, which translates into the protein MSSSSADPFPAIQEIMLEFRAGKMLFDGKRVVPDARKGLVRIARGEEGLVHFQWLDRTQNVVEDDQIIFPNEAIFEKVNQASGRIYILKFNGDDRKFFFWMQEPNADGDSQLCSSVNDYLNTPIEFLGEEEADGSLPLQVSEDMIEDDISSRAANLVVPNLGMEATSDVTSSGPVKLADLQRILSNIGPADILDLDGGLGLGDILKPDLIMPLMDTISLEQRLAPYLPEGKWSPEDILELLQSPPFRQQVDSFTYVLKTGQIDLTQFGINPSKSDKFTVLSFLEALEDSVSESSEAEESRQDQSCNRHDPMDESK
- the LOC107479663 gene encoding 26S proteasome regulatory subunit RPN13 isoform X2 — its product is MSSSSADPFPAIQEIMLEFRAGKMLFDGKRVVPDARKGLVRIARGEEGLVHFQWLDRTQNVVEDDQIIFPNEAIFEKVNQASGRIYILKFNGDDRKFFFWMQEPNADGDSQLCSSVNDYLNTPIEFLGEEEADGSLPLQVSEDMIEDDISSRAANLVVPNLGMEATSDVTSSGPVKLADLQRILSNIGPADILDLDGGLGLGDILKPDLIMPLMDTISLEQRLAPYLPEGKWSPEDILELLQSPPFRQQVDSFTYVLKTGQIDLTQFGINPSKYKFTVLSFLEALEDSVSESSEAEESRQDQSCNRHDPMDESK